A section of the Hirschia baltica ATCC 49814 genome encodes:
- a CDS encoding HigA family addiction module antitoxin yields the protein MMNQHPGLYIREKILPESMSVSEAAERLEIGRPALSRMLNGKAALSAELAEKIEALFGASAERLLKMQAAHDAEHVKTASDKITAAPYSPVHLEVLEREISAWATNRIDARTRLPVLIRTLVHSTSRNVNAIDFPGNDSGERAGWDGYLEVAGATPWTPAGKSGWEFGCNKSIKSKADGDYEARVKSVAANERREMTFLFVTPHRWSGKTDWIKARNKENEWKEVRALDASDLEQWIQQSVSAQAWFAHETGRPTEGAKSLSEVWVEWVADSAPELPVQLFDQAIAMHEAQIIHWAKKEDHTPLVIAADSVIEGLAFVKAAFDSIADEHLVGYSDRALVFTQADTLTSLLTVNSRIIPIIWAPDVERSFSPFANNLKSILIYPKNTTTRDPDISIDPLNYEAFRLGLEAIDCSRDEIDRLSNESGRSLTVLRRRLSQLDAVKRPEWTTDAVLSRSLCCFTLAGAWDSRNKTDRDLVSLLASADDYSELEPGFGRLLQLDDAPVWSLGGIRGVVSKIDALYAVCGSFTAADLERFFDCCELVLSEDDPALDLPREERWAASIHGKTREISGVLRNAIAEMAVLLAVHGDSLFKALTGVDVSARADRLVRNLLAPLTARKLEANNHDLQHYAEIAPGTFLEIVEEDLQLGDHSICLQVIRPENTGIFGGGYARTGLLWALEGLAWPSNRLTRVVHILGTLSRKKLEDNLANKPINSLLSIFRSWMPQTSADLDQRKASFDYLKRNFPDIGWIIATNQFDPRSTVGDYSHKPKWRNDGHGYGEPVTRGESSEFVLHCLDACLCWPQFDREKLADLVDSADGLLPEHQTKVWGSIKTWSQTASEADKAWLREKVRMNAYTRRAAIRAKRNDGDLFEPTEVAEAFDALRPDDVILEHEWLFRNQWVEMNQEDLEDAAQDYEARETKIKEQRIEALKVIHAQKGLEGVFQMIELSGTKSLIGQLMVSVLDETVATLDFLYQAIERPTLSDSDRENVFRGILSSLSEAMLGDVFDLAENKLPATTRAQIFREAPFNPSTWARVASSRLLEAEYWSSVPAAYLWVHPDHVAEAVSKLLEYNRPYAALSLSGPRMERVPHRRLLEMLDKLTGSEEHDQNIDNMGQYYITEAFKRLNADKSISRNELARLEFRYLQLLERTEYDIPNLENEVASNPSMFVEAVAYLYKRSDDGVDPDWLQGDQEVIQKRGSSMFHFFQALSRLPGRNARGEVEPDRLIEWINKVREGCRELARLEAAELKIGELLAKSQIGGDGVWPSEPVRDALQATATKSMKSGFRTGKYNLRGVVMRGTGGDQERELEAQYRHWAEALHNSHPVVAAVLTEMADGYRHEAEYHDTETKVRGRLPY from the coding sequence ATGATGAACCAACATCCTGGTCTTTACATTCGTGAAAAAATTCTGCCGGAAAGCATGTCTGTTTCAGAAGCCGCAGAGCGCTTGGAAATCGGACGCCCTGCCTTGTCGCGTATGCTGAATGGGAAGGCGGCCTTGTCGGCTGAGCTTGCCGAAAAGATTGAAGCGCTCTTTGGGGCTTCGGCGGAACGCTTGTTGAAGATGCAAGCGGCGCATGACGCTGAACACGTAAAAACGGCGAGCGACAAAATCACGGCGGCTCCTTATTCGCCTGTCCACCTGGAAGTGCTCGAAAGAGAAATCAGCGCCTGGGCGACCAACCGGATAGACGCAAGAACAAGGCTGCCTGTGCTGATTCGAACGCTTGTTCACTCAACCTCTCGAAATGTGAACGCCATTGATTTTCCTGGGAACGATTCCGGCGAAAGGGCCGGATGGGATGGCTATCTAGAGGTTGCTGGTGCAACTCCTTGGACTCCAGCAGGCAAATCGGGATGGGAGTTTGGCTGCAACAAGAGCATAAAGTCCAAAGCTGACGGTGATTACGAGGCTCGAGTCAAAAGCGTAGCCGCCAATGAACGAAGAGAAATGACCTTCTTATTCGTCACACCTCACAGATGGTCTGGAAAGACAGACTGGATCAAAGCTAGAAACAAAGAAAACGAATGGAAAGAGGTCCGGGCGCTTGATGCATCAGATCTCGAACAATGGATACAGCAGTCTGTTTCCGCGCAAGCTTGGTTTGCACATGAGACTGGTCGCCCCACTGAAGGCGCAAAGAGCCTCAGTGAAGTCTGGGTTGAGTGGGTGGCCGACAGTGCGCCGGAATTGCCCGTTCAGCTTTTCGACCAAGCGATAGCGATGCATGAGGCCCAGATAATTCACTGGGCCAAGAAAGAGGATCATACTCCGCTCGTTATCGCTGCAGATTCAGTTATTGAGGGATTGGCTTTTGTCAAAGCCGCCTTTGACTCAATTGCGGATGAGCATCTGGTCGGGTATTCGGATCGAGCGTTGGTCTTCACCCAAGCCGACACGCTCACTTCGCTTCTAACGGTGAATTCTCGCATTATCCCCATTATCTGGGCTCCCGATGTCGAACGCAGCTTCTCCCCCTTTGCGAACAACTTGAAATCGATTCTCATCTACCCCAAGAACACCACTACCCGTGATCCGGACATCTCTATCGATCCGCTCAACTACGAGGCCTTCAGGCTAGGTCTCGAAGCGATTGATTGCAGCAGGGATGAGATTGATCGTCTGTCGAACGAATCGGGGCGCTCTTTAACGGTTCTTCGCCGGCGTCTTTCCCAGCTTGATGCGGTGAAAAGGCCTGAATGGACGACCGACGCGGTCCTGTCACGTTCGCTTTGCTGCTTTACATTGGCCGGAGCGTGGGACTCCAGGAACAAGACCGATAGGGATCTGGTGTCTCTCCTAGCATCTGCTGATGATTACTCAGAACTCGAGCCCGGGTTTGGTCGACTGCTTCAGCTTGACGATGCGCCGGTCTGGTCGCTCGGCGGAATTAGGGGGGTGGTTTCTAAAATCGACGCACTCTACGCAGTTTGCGGATCATTTACCGCCGCCGATCTGGAGCGCTTTTTTGATTGTTGCGAGCTTGTTCTTTCAGAAGATGATCCGGCGCTGGATCTCCCCCGAGAAGAGCGGTGGGCCGCGAGTATACACGGGAAAACCCGCGAGATATCAGGGGTGCTTCGAAACGCTATCGCGGAAATGGCGGTACTGCTCGCTGTTCATGGAGACAGCCTGTTCAAAGCGCTAACTGGTGTGGATGTGTCCGCGCGGGCAGACCGCCTCGTTCGCAATCTTCTTGCGCCCCTAACGGCCAGGAAGTTGGAAGCCAATAACCACGATCTGCAACACTATGCAGAAATCGCCCCCGGAACATTTCTTGAGATTGTGGAAGAGGACCTTCAACTGGGAGACCACTCTATCTGTCTTCAGGTTATCCGTCCCGAGAACACCGGCATTTTCGGAGGCGGATACGCGCGCACCGGCTTGTTGTGGGCGCTTGAAGGATTGGCGTGGCCTAGCAACCGTCTGACGCGCGTCGTGCATATATTGGGCACGCTCAGTCGTAAGAAGCTGGAAGACAATCTGGCGAACAAACCTATCAATTCACTTCTGTCGATTTTTCGTTCATGGATGCCGCAGACGAGCGCCGACCTTGATCAGCGCAAGGCCTCTTTTGACTACCTCAAGCGCAACTTTCCAGATATCGGCTGGATCATCGCCACGAACCAGTTCGACCCTCGTTCAACAGTTGGCGATTACAGTCACAAGCCCAAATGGCGAAATGACGGACATGGTTATGGCGAACCTGTCACGCGTGGTGAAAGCAGCGAGTTTGTTCTCCATTGCCTTGATGCCTGTTTATGCTGGCCTCAATTTGACAGAGAGAAGCTCGCGGACCTTGTGGATAGCGCAGACGGTCTCCTTCCAGAGCACCAAACCAAAGTCTGGGGGAGCATCAAAACTTGGAGCCAGACAGCTTCAGAAGCCGACAAAGCTTGGCTTCGCGAAAAAGTTCGCATGAACGCATATACACGACGCGCCGCAATACGCGCGAAGCGCAATGATGGCGACCTGTTTGAACCAACGGAAGTTGCTGAAGCTTTTGATGCCCTTCGTCCTGACGACGTAATCTTGGAGCATGAATGGTTGTTTCGAAACCAGTGGGTCGAAATGAACCAAGAAGACTTGGAGGACGCTGCGCAGGATTATGAAGCTCGTGAGACGAAGATCAAAGAACAACGTATCGAAGCGCTAAAGGTTATCCATGCCCAAAAAGGGCTGGAAGGCGTATTCCAGATGATAGAATTGTCTGGGACCAAATCTCTCATAGGACAATTGATGGTCTCCGTTCTTGATGAAACGGTTGCGACACTGGATTTTCTCTATCAAGCCATCGAACGTCCTACTCTCTCTGACAGCGACAGAGAGAATGTCTTTCGAGGCATTCTAAGCAGCCTCTCAGAGGCGATGCTTGGAGACGTTTTTGACCTAGCGGAAAACAAACTCCCTGCCACGACGCGCGCTCAGATTTTTCGTGAAGCGCCCTTTAATCCATCGACATGGGCGAGAGTTGCATCGTCACGGCTGTTGGAGGCCGAGTACTGGAGCTCGGTCCCCGCAGCTTATCTCTGGGTGCATCCTGATCACGTTGCGGAAGCTGTCAGCAAACTACTTGAGTACAATCGCCCTTACGCGGCCTTGAGTTTGTCTGGTCCGCGCATGGAACGCGTGCCCCACCGGCGACTGCTAGAAATGCTTGATAAGCTCACGGGCAGTGAAGAACACGATCAAAACATCGATAATATGGGGCAGTACTACATTACTGAAGCCTTCAAACGCCTGAATGCTGACAAGAGCATTTCGCGCAATGAATTGGCCCGATTGGAGTTTCGATATCTCCAATTGTTGGAGCGCACCGAATACGACATTCCGAATCTGGAAAATGAGGTCGCCTCCAATCCGTCAATGTTCGTAGAGGCTGTCGCGTATTTGTATAAGCGTTCGGATGATGGCGTTGATCCTGATTGGTTGCAGGGCGATCAGGAAGTAATCCAAAAACGCGGCTCCTCCATGTTCCACTTTTTCCAAGCGCTTAGCCGACTTCCCGGAAGAAACGCACGGGGGGAAGTGGAACCTGACCGTCTTATCGAGTGGATCAACAAGGTGCGCGAAGGTTGTCGTGAGCTAGCTCGGCTGGAGGCCGCTGAACTCAAAATCGGAGAACTCTTGGCAAAATCTCAAATCGGTGGCGACGGCGTGTGGCCCTCTGAACCTGTAAGGGATGCGCTGCAAGCTACCGCAACAAAATCTATGAAAAGTGGGTTCAGGACAGGGAAGTACAATCTGCGAGGAGTTGTAATGCGTGGCACTGGAGGAGACCAAGAGCGAGAGCTGGAGGCTCAATACAGGCATTGGGCTGAAGCACTACACAATTCTCATCCAGTAGTCGCAGCAGTCTTGACTGAAATGGCTGACGGCTATCGACATGAAGCGGAATATCATGACACGGAGACTAAAGTGCGAGGGCGGCTTCCATACTAA
- a CDS encoding DUF736 domain-containing protein, with translation MAQIGIFTLKDGKYTGTIRTMTINVKAQLVPNTKKASEDAPDYRLFAGGAELGAGWKEASNSGETNYLAVKLDDPSFASPIRAAFFENAENGTGVLVWKRAS, from the coding sequence ATGGCTCAGATTGGAATTTTTACGCTTAAAGACGGCAAATACACCGGCACAATCCGCACAATGACAATTAATGTCAAAGCGCAGCTTGTACCTAATACGAAGAAAGCAAGTGAGGATGCGCCAGATTATCGGCTATTTGCGGGCGGTGCTGAATTAGGTGCCGGCTGGAAAGAGGCATCTAATTCTGGTGAGACGAACTATCTTGCTGTGAAGCTAGATGATCCAAGTTTTGCATCCCCTATTCGGGCAGCGTTTTTTGAGAATGCTGAAAATGGGACTGGGGTGTTGGTGTGGAAACGCGCTAGCTAA
- a CDS encoding DUF2274 domain-containing protein has translation MPLRLDKLPDRTPVRMSISLEPDLASALKDYAALYQQSYGRNEKPETLIPAMLDTFLNSDAGFKRARKTLHATQPTQGH, from the coding sequence ATGCCTCTTCGTCTAGATAAATTACCTGATCGCACGCCCGTGCGTATGAGCATTAGTTTAGAGCCAGATTTAGCCTCTGCCCTCAAAGACTATGCAGCGCTTTATCAACAATCTTATGGCCGGAATGAAAAGCCTGAAACACTCATCCCTGCCATGCTTGATACGTTTTTAAACTCCGATGCTGGCTTTAAACGCGCGCGCAAAACACTTCACGCAACACAACCAACACAAGGACACTAA
- a CDS encoding TrbI/VirB10 family protein codes for MSDPIPFSEHADKLNIRSKPRPVTRINRKVLIVGAGIGVMGLFAAANIALAPPKAVDPSQRRELYNTTNTRKPDGLARLPKTYNDVPKLGPPLNGDLGATILAAERDLGIEPTYLTNNPHSFKPNPLDEAERAARMRQAKLAEAASQAPVFFQLQSRSGVTSSATPALSAQHQAMLETRSELMALAKSSMPQTGSGFGGQHDSNLQDKKLAFANEHTRSDIYNPHRLETPASPYQIMAGSLIPASLVTGINSDLPGAIIAQVTQPVYDTASGHHILIPQGARLLGRYQSNVSFGQNRALVTWNRILFPDGRSIIISAPGADSQGFAGLSDKTDHHWDRVFAAAGLATLLNIGSELGSNDDSDIVRAIRNGTSDTINQAGQAIVDKQLGIQPTIKVRPGWPLRVIVTRDLILEPTQ; via the coding sequence ATGTCTGATCCAATTCCATTTTCCGAGCACGCAGACAAGCTCAATATCCGCTCTAAACCGCGGCCTGTCACGCGCATAAACCGCAAGGTTTTGATTGTGGGTGCTGGTATTGGCGTGATGGGGTTATTTGCTGCTGCAAATATCGCGCTCGCACCGCCAAAGGCTGTTGATCCAAGCCAGCGGCGTGAGCTTTATAATACCACCAATACTCGCAAGCCGGACGGATTAGCCCGGCTACCTAAAACCTATAATGATGTGCCAAAACTTGGTCCGCCATTAAATGGGGATTTGGGGGCAACCATATTAGCCGCTGAACGTGATTTAGGTATTGAGCCCACTTATCTAACAAACAATCCACACAGTTTTAAACCCAATCCATTAGATGAAGCTGAACGCGCAGCACGTATGCGTCAGGCAAAGCTGGCAGAAGCAGCAAGTCAAGCGCCCGTCTTTTTCCAGCTACAATCTCGGTCTGGAGTCACATCTTCAGCAACACCCGCCTTAAGCGCTCAGCATCAAGCCATGCTTGAAACGCGCTCAGAGCTGATGGCGCTCGCCAAATCCAGCATGCCTCAAACAGGATCTGGCTTTGGCGGTCAACATGATAGCAATTTACAAGATAAGAAACTTGCTTTTGCCAATGAACACACAAGAAGCGATATCTATAATCCGCATCGTTTAGAGACACCCGCCTCCCCTTATCAAATTATGGCAGGGTCATTGATACCAGCTTCTTTGGTGACAGGGATTAATTCTGACCTTCCAGGCGCGATAATCGCACAGGTCACGCAGCCGGTTTATGACACTGCGTCGGGGCATCACATTCTCATCCCGCAAGGCGCACGCCTTTTGGGGCGCTACCAGTCAAATGTCAGTTTTGGGCAAAACCGCGCCCTCGTCACTTGGAACAGAATACTCTTTCCCGATGGGCGGTCTATCATCATTTCAGCACCTGGCGCAGATTCACAAGGTTTTGCTGGTCTTTCAGATAAAACAGATCATCATTGGGACCGCGTATTTGCGGCAGCAGGTTTAGCCACGTTGCTAAATATTGGCTCAGAGCTTGGATCTAACGATGACAGCGACATTGTCCGCGCCATCCGCAATGGAACATCCGACACAATTAACCAAGCTGGCCAAGCCATTGTTGATAAGCAGCTTGGTATCCAACCGACGATAAAAGTGCGCCCAGGGTGGCCATTACGCGTCATTGTCACCCGCGACCTCATTCTTGAACCGACCCAATAA
- the trbG gene encoding P-type conjugative transfer protein TrbG, translating into MIRKSLLASVSLLLVTACTTTEVTPITPKDFIAARPLEDLSEHPVQIVETTVPLPLPGQMKKIGPQAPSKKKITPEQAIKEGRQHALIEPSVDGYVNAIQIYPYTEGALYRLYASPGQISDIALQVGEELVSVSAGDTVRWVVGDTLSGSGSTSRAHVLVKPISADIRTNLMIATNKRTYHLELESVSSGYMAALSWRYPKDAFAELTTKNDRAHARAANSIESGLTLEDLNFDYKLTGQSPPWKPVRVFDDGAQVFIQMPENIKTSDMPPLFVVGQSGDAELVNYRIKNNYYIVDRLFRAAELRLGTKRQTIVRIERVKARTGLAALFGS; encoded by the coding sequence ATGATCCGTAAATCCCTCTTAGCATCTGTCTCTCTTTTACTTGTGACAGCTTGCACCACAACTGAGGTTACCCCCATTACACCTAAAGATTTTATAGCTGCTAGACCTCTGGAAGACTTAAGTGAACATCCCGTCCAAATTGTTGAAACAACTGTACCGCTCCCCTTGCCCGGACAAATGAAAAAGATAGGTCCCCAAGCGCCATCTAAAAAGAAGATTACACCTGAACAAGCGATCAAAGAAGGACGCCAACACGCGCTGATCGAGCCTTCAGTGGATGGGTATGTCAACGCGATACAAATCTATCCTTATACCGAAGGCGCGCTCTATCGTCTCTATGCCAGCCCAGGACAAATCAGTGATATTGCCTTGCAGGTCGGCGAAGAGCTGGTATCGGTCTCCGCAGGTGACACCGTGAGATGGGTTGTGGGTGATACGCTCTCAGGGTCGGGTTCAACATCGCGTGCGCATGTCTTAGTAAAACCTATAAGTGCAGATATCCGCACGAATTTGATGATTGCTACCAATAAACGCACTTACCATCTTGAATTAGAATCTGTGTCATCTGGCTATATGGCAGCTTTATCCTGGCGCTATCCAAAAGATGCTTTTGCTGAACTGACAACTAAGAACGATCGCGCGCATGCAAGAGCAGCCAATTCCATTGAAAGTGGTCTTACACTCGAAGACTTAAACTTTGATTATAAGCTGACAGGACAATCCCCGCCCTGGAAGCCGGTACGTGTCTTTGATGATGGCGCACAAGTCTTCATCCAAATGCCTGAAAATATCAAAACATCGGATATGCCACCTCTTTTTGTTGTTGGACAATCAGGGGATGCAGAATTGGTCAATTACCGCATCAAGAATAATTATTATATTGTCGACCGTCTATTTCGTGCAGCTGAATTACGCCTTGGCACCAAACGCCAAACAATCGTGCGCATAGAGCGGGTAAAAGCTCGCACCGGCCTTGCTGCCCTATTTGGAAGCTAG
- the trbF gene encoding conjugal transfer protein TrbF, producing the protein MLFKRTSSSYGPSPFPETPYQKAGQIWDERIGSARVQARNWRLIALGCLGLCFLSSSALIWRSLQSSVTPYVVEVDETGAARAIAPANDTYIPSDAQIAHHLANFIENVRGLSVDPVIVRQNWLKAYDFVTDKAATTLNEYAGSNDPFADVGRKSRTIDVISVVRVSEDSFQARWLEKTYENGALTLAQRYTGNFTIIHKTPSTAATLRANPLGLYLHSLNWGQDLVTGDPK; encoded by the coding sequence ATGCTATTTAAACGCACGTCTTCCAGTTATGGACCAAGCCCTTTCCCCGAAACGCCTTACCAAAAGGCTGGGCAGATCTGGGATGAACGCATAGGCTCTGCTCGCGTCCAGGCAAGGAATTGGCGACTTATAGCACTAGGCTGTTTAGGTTTGTGCTTTTTATCCTCGAGTGCATTAATATGGCGCTCTCTTCAATCAAGCGTCACACCCTATGTGGTCGAAGTGGATGAAACCGGTGCAGCGCGCGCTATTGCGCCTGCCAATGACACCTATATTCCCTCAGACGCACAAATCGCGCATCATCTGGCCAATTTTATTGAAAATGTCCGCGGGCTTTCTGTTGATCCCGTCATTGTGCGTCAAAACTGGCTCAAAGCGTATGACTTTGTCACAGATAAAGCAGCAACAACGCTCAATGAATATGCTGGTTCAAATGATCCTTTTGCGGATGTCGGCCGAAAATCCCGTACAATAGATGTCATCTCAGTCGTGCGTGTCTCTGAAGATAGCTTTCAAGCCCGCTGGCTTGAAAAAACATATGAGAATGGCGCGCTCACTTTAGCGCAGCGCTATACTGGCAATTTTACCATCATCCACAAAACGCCCTCAACAGCTGCCACCCTGCGCGCCAATCCGCTTGGGCTTTATCTGCACAGCTTAAATTGGGGCCAAGACCTTGTTACAGGAGATCCAAAATGA
- the trbL gene encoding P-type conjugative transfer protein TrbL: protein MDIIDTFLATFITYIDSGFGLLAGDVAYLSSTLIVIDITLAGLFWALSSNHDVIGSLIKKILYVGFFAFIIGNFTFLATIIFDSFAGLGLRAGGGTMTASDLLRPGHIAGVGFEAAAPLLEEISELLGPVSFFHNFVLIAVMFIAWAVIILAFFILAVQLFITILEFKLTTLTGFILVPFALWNKTSFLAERVLGNVMSSGIKLMVLAVIIGIGSNLFVSVTDAFTNDVDITLSQVMGTVLASIVFFWMGIFSPSIAAGLITGAPQLGAGSAAGAAAGLAASGYVAGMGSRAAVSAAASGGGNAIKAGTSMAGAARTAYSMGSVASGKTGTSAIASGMGGIARAGGDALKAQTAKPLNSVKQAYTRGSQSVWSATGGLPSSEPSASSNTQPDNWAKRFQTQQRIGQASSAALHSVRDGDRGASGASPSLQNKDE, encoded by the coding sequence ATGGATATCATTGATACCTTCTTAGCCACTTTCATTACCTATATTGATTCAGGCTTTGGATTACTTGCTGGTGATGTTGCTTATCTATCCAGCACTCTCATCGTAATTGATATTACATTAGCTGGCTTATTTTGGGCACTCTCTTCTAATCACGACGTGATTGGCAGCCTTATCAAGAAGATACTCTATGTTGGCTTTTTTGCCTTCATCATTGGTAATTTCACGTTTTTAGCGACGATCATTTTTGATAGTTTTGCAGGTCTTGGCCTTCGCGCTGGTGGTGGCACCATGACAGCGAGCGACCTCTTACGCCCTGGCCATATTGCTGGTGTTGGATTTGAAGCAGCCGCCCCACTATTAGAGGAAATTTCTGAACTTTTAGGGCCGGTAAGCTTTTTTCATAATTTTGTTTTGATAGCTGTCATGTTCATTGCCTGGGCTGTCATCATATTGGCCTTTTTTATCTTAGCCGTGCAGCTTTTTATCACCATTTTAGAGTTTAAGCTCACCACGCTGACAGGCTTTATACTCGTGCCTTTTGCACTTTGGAATAAGACAAGTTTCTTAGCCGAACGCGTTTTGGGTAATGTCATGAGTTCGGGCATTAAACTCATGGTGCTCGCTGTCATAATAGGTATTGGGTCTAACCTTTTTGTCAGCGTCACGGATGCTTTTACCAATGATGTCGATATCACCTTATCACAGGTTATGGGCACAGTGCTCGCGTCTATTGTTTTCTTCTGGATGGGAATATTTTCACCCAGTATTGCTGCAGGTTTAATAACGGGGGCACCGCAATTGGGCGCTGGTTCTGCAGCAGGCGCTGCGGCTGGTCTTGCAGCATCGGGCTATGTCGCTGGAATGGGTAGCCGTGCAGCAGTTAGCGCAGCAGCATCTGGAGGTGGCAACGCGATTAAAGCAGGCACCTCAATGGCCGGTGCTGCACGCACGGCATATTCAATGGGCTCTGTTGCTTCGGGTAAAACCGGTACAAGTGCCATTGCTAGCGGCATGGGCGGTATCGCACGCGCAGGTGGCGATGCATTAAAGGCGCAAACTGCAAAGCCTCTCAATAGTGTTAAACAAGCCTACACCAGGGGCAGCCAATCAGTTTGGTCCGCGACGGGTGGCTTACCCTCTTCTGAGCCATCAGCCTCTTCAAATACTCAGCCAGATAATTGGGCAAAGCGTTTTCAAACCCAGCAACGTATTGGTCAGGCCAGCAGCGCCGCTCTGCATAGCGTACGTGATGGAGATCGCGGCGCATCTGGCGCAAGCCCCAGTTTACAAAACAAGGACGAATAA
- the trbJ gene encoding P-type conjugative transfer protein TrbJ gives MKRLLASLLIVTSSLNCLPAKAQFVVYDPANHISSILQLVQAVEEVINQIVQLANEVQMLENMAKDLESLPTSIANDILDRLAKIEALTEKAEGIGYRIEEIERQYEDLYPEDQTNTPPAQAELVAQARARWQQSRIAFKESLELAAQTVQNTRVDSASLERLISASQSASGNLQAVQAGNQIEGLQTQQLIQMQNLMAGHYRAQVLENARQLAEAERGRARTKAFIEGHD, from the coding sequence ATGAAACGCCTCCTTGCCAGCTTGCTTATTGTAACATCATCGCTCAATTGCCTTCCGGCAAAAGCCCAATTTGTTGTCTATGACCCAGCCAATCACATTTCTAGCATATTGCAATTGGTGCAAGCGGTTGAAGAAGTCATCAACCAAATTGTTCAACTCGCCAATGAAGTACAAATGCTTGAAAACATGGCTAAGGATTTAGAAAGCCTGCCAACAAGCATTGCAAATGATATTTTGGACCGATTGGCCAAAATTGAAGCACTGACGGAAAAGGCAGAAGGCATTGGTTACCGCATTGAAGAAATAGAGCGTCAATATGAAGACCTCTATCCTGAAGATCAAACAAATACACCCCCTGCCCAAGCAGAGCTTGTCGCGCAAGCACGCGCAAGATGGCAACAATCACGTATCGCTTTTAAAGAAAGCCTAGAACTTGCTGCTCAAACCGTACAAAACACACGTGTTGATAGCGCGTCTTTAGAGCGTTTAATCTCTGCGAGCCAATCTGCCTCAGGTAATCTTCAAGCTGTCCAAGCAGGCAATCAGATTGAAGGGTTGCAAACCCAACAACTTATCCAAATGCAAAATCTGATGGCGGGCCATTACCGGGCTCAGGTTTTAGAGAATGCACGCCAATTAGCAGAAGCAGAACGCGGCCGTGCGCGTACCAAAGCCTTTATTGAAGGTCATGATTAA